A single Pan paniscus chromosome 21, NHGRI_mPanPan1-v2.0_pri, whole genome shotgun sequence DNA region contains:
- the PROCR gene encoding endothelial protein C receptor isoform X2 encodes MLTTLLPILLLSGWAFCSQDASDGLQRLHMLQISYFRDPYHVWYQGNASLGGHLTHVLEGPDTNTTIIQLQPLQEPESWARTQSGLQSYLLQFHGLVRLVHQERTLAFPLTIRCFLGCELPPEGSRPHVFFEVAVNGTSFVSFRPERALWQADTQVTSGVVTFTLQQLNAYNRTRYELREFLEDTCVQYVQKHISAENTKDLY; translated from the exons ATGTTGACAACATTGTTGCCGATACTGCTGCTGTCTGGCTGGGCCTTTTGTAGCCAAGACGCCTCAGATG GCCTCCAAAGACTTCATATGCTCCAGATCTCCTACTTCCGCGACCCCTATCACGTGTGGTACCAGGGCAACGCGTCGCTGGGGGGACACCTAACGCACGTGCTGGAAGGCCCAGACACCAACACCACGATCATCCAGCTGCAGCCCTTGCAGGAGCCCGAGAGCTGGGCGCGCACGCAGAGTGGCCTGCAGTCCTACCTGCTCCAGTTCCACGGCCTCGTGCGCCTGGTGCACCAGGAGCGGACCTTGGCCT TTCCTCTGACCATCCGCTGCTTCCTGGGCTGTGAGCTGCCTCCCGAGGGCTCTAGACCCCATGTCTTCTTCGAAGTGGCTGTGAATGGGACCTCCTTTGTGAGTTTCCGGCCGGAGAGAGCCTTGTGGCAGGCAGACACCCAGGTCACCTCCGGAGTGGTCACCTTCACCCTGCAGCAGCTCAATGCCTACAACCGCACTCGGTATGAACTGCGGGAATTCCTGGAGGACACCTGTGTGCAGTATGTGCAGAAACATATTTCCGCGGAAAACACGAAAG
- the PROCR gene encoding endothelial protein C receptor isoform X1 — MLTTLLPILLLSGWAFCSQDASDGLQRLHMLQISYFRDPYHVWYQGNASLGGHLTHVLEGPDTNTTIIQLQPLQEPESWARTQSGLQSYLLQFHGLVRLVHQERTLAFPLTIRCFLGCELPPEGSRPHVFFEVAVNGTSFVSFRPERALWQADTQVTSGVVTFTLQQLNAYNRTRYELREFLEDTCVQYVQKHISAENTKGSQTSRSYTSLVLGILVGSFIIAGVAVGIFLCTGGRRC; from the exons ATGTTGACAACATTGTTGCCGATACTGCTGCTGTCTGGCTGGGCCTTTTGTAGCCAAGACGCCTCAGATG GCCTCCAAAGACTTCATATGCTCCAGATCTCCTACTTCCGCGACCCCTATCACGTGTGGTACCAGGGCAACGCGTCGCTGGGGGGACACCTAACGCACGTGCTGGAAGGCCCAGACACCAACACCACGATCATCCAGCTGCAGCCCTTGCAGGAGCCCGAGAGCTGGGCGCGCACGCAGAGTGGCCTGCAGTCCTACCTGCTCCAGTTCCACGGCCTCGTGCGCCTGGTGCACCAGGAGCGGACCTTGGCCT TTCCTCTGACCATCCGCTGCTTCCTGGGCTGTGAGCTGCCTCCCGAGGGCTCTAGACCCCATGTCTTCTTCGAAGTGGCTGTGAATGGGACCTCCTTTGTGAGTTTCCGGCCGGAGAGAGCCTTGTGGCAGGCAGACACCCAGGTCACCTCCGGAGTGGTCACCTTCACCCTGCAGCAGCTCAATGCCTACAACCGCACTCGGTATGAACTGCGGGAATTCCTGGAGGACACCTGTGTGCAGTATGTGCAGAAACATATTTCCGCGGAAAACACGAAAG GGAGCCAAACAAGCCGCTCCTACACTTCGCTGGTCCTGGGCATCCTGGTGGGCAGTTTCATCATTGCTGGTGTGGCTGTAGGCATCTTCCTGTGCACAGGTGGACGGCGATGTTAA